Part of the bacterium BMS3Abin08 genome is shown below.
CCTATCCCGAAGAGTACACCGAGAAGCCAGTCGGGAGGGGCTGTCACACCGCCTTTAAGCGGGAGGGTGCTGTAAAACAAAAGTCCAAAAATGGATGTCATGAATGTCCCCATCAGGACTGCCCCGGAGAAGACATAAACCGGGATGTCAAGGACACTCACAAGGAAGGGGGCGATAATAGCCCCACCGCCGATGCCGTAAATGCCGCCGATTATTCCAACAAGCAGAGAAAAGGAAAAAACAAGCAGGACGCTGAAGGATATCTCTTCACCACAGAACCTCAATCTGACCCTTCGCAGACTGTATGAGACATCCGTTATCCTGAACTCCTGCCCCGCCCCCCCTGCACTGTTTTTTATCGAATTATGCCCCATGCTTAGAAGAAGCCGGTAGCCGATATACAGAAGAACAAGGCCGACAAAGAACTTGAAATCCCTTGGATCCGGCAGGTATCTTATCCTTATATAGTAGCCGACAAAAACGCCGGGGAGTGTGCCGAGGACAATGCAGACGGTAAGCGGCCATGCCATCCTCCCCTCCCGGGTATAACGGTAAACACCGCCGGGGATACCGACAAGGTTGTAG
Proteins encoded:
- a CDS encoding sulfite exporter TauE/SafE, with translation MLDILDLVKVTFPVSGVETYIFIPPIVAFLISFFTSMAGVSGAFLLLPFQISALGFTTPSVTSTNFLYNLVGIPGGVYRYTREGRMAWPLTVCIVLGTLPGVFVGYYIRIRYLPDPRDFKFFVGLVLLYIGYRLLLSMGHNSIKNSAGGAGQEFRITDVSYSLRRVRLRFCGEEISFSVLLVFSFSLLVGIIGGIYGIGGGAIIAPFLVSVLDIPVYVFSGAVLMGTFMTSIFGLLFYSTLPLKGGVTAPPDWLLGVLFGIGGLCGMYLGARVQRHVPTSVIKLILALVVLVVSGKYILQFFR